In Peromyscus eremicus chromosome 15, PerEre_H2_v1, whole genome shotgun sequence, a genomic segment contains:
- the Atp1a2 gene encoding sodium/potassium-transporting ATPase subunit alpha-2, which yields MGRGAGREYSPAATTAENGGGKKKQKEKELDELKKEVAMDDHKLSLDELGRKYQVDLSKGLTNQRAQDILARDGPNALTPPPTTPEWVKFCRQLFGGFSILLWIGALLCFLAYGILAAMEDEPSNDNLYLGIVLAAVVIVTGCFSYYQEAKSSKIMDSFKNMVPQQALVIREGEKMQINAEEVVVGDLVEVKGGDRVPADLRIISSHGCKVDNSSLTGESEPQTRSPEFTHENPLETRNICFFSTNCVEGTARGIVIATGDRTVMGRIATLASGLEVGQTPIAMEIEHFIQLITGVAVFLGVSFFVLSLILGYSWLEAVIFLIGIIVANVPEGLLATVTVCLTLTAKRMARKNCLVKNLEAVETLGSTSTICSDKTGTLTQNRMTVAHMWFDNQIHEADTTEDQSGATFDKRSPTWTALSRIAGLCNRAVFKAGQENISVSKRDTAGDASESALLKCIELSCGSVRKMRDRNPKVAEIPFNSTNKYQLSIHEREDSPQSHVLVMKGAPERILDRCSTILVQGKEIPLDKEMQDAFQNAYMELGGLGERVLGFCQLNLPSGKFPRGFKFDTDELNFPTEKLCFVGLMSMIDPPRAAVPDAVGKCRSAGIKVIMVTGDHPITAKAIAKGVGIISEGNETVEDIAARLNIPVSQVNPREAKACVVHGSDLKDMTSEQLDEILRDHTEIVFARTSPQQKLIIVEGCQRQGAIVAVTGDGVNDSPALKKADIGIAMGISGSDVSKQAADMILLDDNFASIVTGVEEGRLIFDNLKKSIAYTLTSNIPEITPFLLFIIANIPLPLGTVTILCIDLGTDMVPAISLAYEAAESDIMKRQPRNSQTDKLVNERLISMAYGQIGMIQALGGFFTYFVILAENGFLPSRLLGIRLDWDDRTTNDLEDSYGQEWTYEQRKVVEFTCHTAFFASIVVVQWADLIICKTRRNSVFQQGMKNKILIFGLLEETALAAFLSYCPGMGVALRMYPLKVTWWFCAFPYSLLIFIYDEVRKLILRRYPGGWVEKETYY from the exons GCAGGGCGTGAGTACTCGCCTGCCGCCACCACCGCGGAGAATGGGGGTggcaagaagaaacagaaagagaaggagcTCGATGAGCTGAAGAAGGAGGTTGCCATG GATGACCACAAGCTATCCTTGGATGAGCTGGGCCGAAAATACCAAGTGGATCTGTCCAAG GGCCTCACTAACCAGCGAGCTCAGGACATCCTGGCTCGGGATGGACCCAACGCCCTCACGCCACCCCCCACAACTCCTGAGTGGGTCAAGTTCTGTCGTCAGCTTTTTGGGGGCTTCTCTATCCTTCTGTGGATCGGGGCCCTCCTCTGCTTCCTAGCCTATGGTATCCTGGCCGCCATGGAGGACGAACCATCCAACGATAAt TTATACCTAGGTATCGTGCTAGCAGCTGTGGTCATTGTCACTGGCTGCTTCTCCTACTACCAGGAAGCCAAGAGCTCCAAGATCATGGACTCCTTCAAGAACATGGTGCCTCAG CAAGCTCTGGTCATCCGAGAGGGAGAGAAGATGCAGATCAATGCGGAGGAGGTGGTGGTAGGAGACCTGGTAGAAGTGAAGGGTGGAGACCGTGTCCCTGCTGACCTCCGGATCATCTCTTCCCATGGCTGCAAG GTGGATAACTCATCCCTAACAGGGGAGTCGGAGCCCCAGACCCGTTCCCCTGAGTTCACCCATGAGAACCCACTGGAAACCCGCAATATCTGTTTCTTTTCTACCAACTGTGTGGAAG GCACTGCCAGGGGCATCGTGATTGCCACAGGTGACCGGACAGTGATGGGACGCATAGCCACTCTCGCTTCTGGCCTAGAGGTTGGGCAGACACCCATAGCCATGGAGATCGAGCACTTCATCCAGCTGATCACAGGAGTGGCAGTGTTCCTGGGGGTCTCTTTCTTTGTGCTGTCCCTGATCCTGGGCTACAGCTGGCTGGAGGCGGTCATCTTCCTCATCGGCATCATCGTAGCCAACGTGCCTGAAGGGCTTCTGGCCACTGTTACT GTGTGCCTGACTCTGACAGCCAAGCGCATGGCTCGGAAGAACTGCCTGGTGAAGAACCTGGAGGCGGTGGAGACGCTGGGCTCCACCTCCACCATCTGCTCGGACAAGACGGGCACCCTCACCCAGAACCGCATGACCGTGGCCCACATGTGGTTTGACAACCAGATCCACGAGGCTGACACCACTGAGGATCAGTCTG GGGCCACTTTTGACAAACGGTCCCCGACGTGGACAGCTCTGTCTCGGATTGCTGGTCTCTGCAATCGTGCTGTATTCAAGGCTGGGCAGGAGAATATCTCTGTGTCTAAG CGGGACACAGCTGGTGATGCCTCTGAGTCAGCTCTGCTCAAGTGCATTGAGTTGTCCTGTGGCTCAGTGAGGAAGATGAGGGACAGGAACCCTAAGGTGGCAGAAATTCCCTTCAACTCTACCAACAAATACCAG CTGTCCATCCACGAGAGAGAAGACAGCCCCCAGAGCCATGTGCTAGTAATGAAAGGAGCCCCGGAGCGCATCCTGGACCGATGCTCTACCATCCTAGTGCAGGGCAAGGAGATCCCTCTCGACAAGGAGATGCAAGATGCCTTTCAAAACGCCTACATGGAGCTAGGAGGACTCGGGGAGCGCGTGCTCG GCTTCTGTCAGCTCAACCTGCCTTCTGGAAAGTTTCCTCGGGGCTTCAAATTTGACACGGATGAGCTGAACTTTCCCACAGAGAAGCTCTGTTTTGTGGGGCTCATGTCCATGATTGATCCGCCCAGGGCAGCCGTGCCAGATGCTGTGGGCAAGTGCCGAAGCGCAGGCATCAAG GTGATCATGGTGACTGGGGACCACCCTATCACAGCCAAGGCCATTGCCAAAGGTGTGGGCATTATATCAGAGGGTAACGAGACCGTGGAGGACATTGCAGCCCGGCTCAACATTCCTGTGAGTCAAGTCAATCCCAG AGAAGCCAAAGCATGTGTAGTTCACGGGTCGGACCTGAAGGACATGACGTCAGAGCAGCTGGATGAAATCCTCAGGGACCACACGGAGATTGTATTTGCCCGGACCTCCCCTCAGCAGAAGCTCATCATTGTGGAGGGGTGTCAGAGGCAG GGAGCCATTGTAGCAGTGACTGGTGACGGGGTGAACGACTCCCCGGCGCTGAAGAAGGCTGACATCGGCATCGCCATGGGCATCTCTGGCTCTGATGTCTCCAAGCAGGCAGCTGACATGATCCTTCTCGACGACAACTTTGCCTCCATCGTGACAGGCgtggaggagg GCCGCCTGATCTTTGACAACTTGAAGAAGTCCATCGCGTACACCCTGACCAGCAACATCCCTGAGATCACCCCCTTCCTGCTGTTCATCATTGCCAACATCCCACTGCCCCTGGGCACTGTGACCATCCTCTGCATTGACCTGGGCACAGATATG GTTCCCGCGATCTCATTAGCATATGAAGCCGCTGAGAGCGACATCATGAAGCGACAGCCACGAAACTCCCAGACTGACAAGCTGGTGAACGAGCGGCTTATCAGCATGGCTTACGGACAGATTG GCATGATCCAGGCTCTGGGTGGCTTCTTCACCTACTTCGTGATCCTGGCGGAGAACGGTTTTCTGCCGTCACGGCTGCTGGGAATCCGCCTTGACTGGGATGATCGGACTACCAATGACCTGGAGGACAGCTATGGACAAGAGTGG ACCTATGAGCAGCGGAAGGTGGTGGAGTTCACATGCCACACGGCCTTCTTTGCCAGCATCGTGGTGGTGCAGTGGGCTGACCTCATCATTTGCAAGACTCGCCGCAACTCAGTCTTCCAGCAGGGCATGAA GAACAAGATCCTGATTTTTGGGCTCCTAGAAGAGACAGCCTTGGCTGCCTTTTTGTCTTACTGTCCGGGTATGGGGGTGGCCCTCCGAATGTACCCGCTCAA GGTCACTTGGTGGTTCTGTGCCTTTCCCTACAGTCTCCTCATCTTCATCTATGATGAAGTCCGGAAGCTCATCCTAAGGCGGTACCCTGGGG